The DNA window CCAGAGGTCTTCCGGAGTGCGGTTAGCGGCCAGAACGCGGTCGATCGGGCCGAGCGCGGCATCGAGGAAGTCCAGCGCGTGCGGCCCGACGTCGGCGAGCGCGCCGTCGTGGTGGCGCCAGGAGGAGTCCCGGTAGCCGTCGCCGAGCAGGGCGCCGGACAGCCAGCGCGCCGCCCCGCCCCGCCAGCCGCCCGCCGCGGCGAGCCCGGACAGCCATTCCTGCGCGGCCATCGTGTAGCGGAGCGTGAGCAGCACGAGCGCCGCCACTCCGGCGCCCTCGACCGCGTCGGCGAGCCGCGTCGCCGTGGCGAGGTCCGGCGCGATCGGCTTCTCCAGGATCAGGTGCTTGCCCCGTTCCGCCGCGAGCACGCCCAGCTCGGCCTGCACCGCGGGCGGCACCGCGAACGCCACCGCGTCGACCTGGTCCAGCAGCTCGTCGAAACTCGTCGACACGCTCGCGCCGTACTGCTCGGACAGGGGCCGCGCGGCCTCCTCGCGGCGAGCCCAGACCGTCGTCAGCGTCGTACCGGGGTGATCGGCCAGCCCGGGCGCGTGCGTCGAAATCGCCCACGGCCCAGCACCGACCAACCCGACCCTCAACGGCTCATCCATGGCGCGCATCTTGCCTCACCCGAACGCGACAACCCCACCCGCCCACCTGCAGTTCGCGGGCTAAACGTCGCCCGCCACCTACCCCAGACCCGCCCGCCTGCCTACCGTCCGAGTGCCGCGAGGTCCGGGCCGGAGGCCCGGCCATTGCCAACCTGACCACCACTGCGATCCGGTGCGCCCCGCGCGCCGGGAGCGTGCAGTCGCGCGCAGGGCCCCTGGGCCCTCTAAATTTGCGATGGCAGGGCGCACCCCGCGACCAACCGGCGGGTCACCTCGGGTGCCGCGCCCTGGCAGCGCAAATTTTGCCGCGCGATATTCAGTACGAGTAGAAGCCGCGGCTGGACTTCTTGCCGAGCAGGCCCGCGTCGACCATGCGCAGCAGCAGCGGGGGCGGCGAGTACAGCGGTTCCTTGAACTCGGTGTACATCGATTCGGCGATGGCCTTGACGGTGTCGAGGCCGATCAGGTCGGCCAGGCGCAGCGGGCCCATCGGGTGCGCGGTGCCCAGTTCCATGCCGCGGTCGATGTCCTCGGCCGAGGCGAACCCGGACTCGATCATCCGGATCGCGGACAGCAGGTACGGGATCAGCAGCGAGTTCACGATGAACCCGGCGCGGTCCTGCGAGCGGATCACGGTCTTGCGCAGCGTCTCGGTGGCGTGCGCCTCGGCGCGGGCGATGGTTTCCTCGCCGGTCAGCAGCGACGGCACCAGCTCGACGAGCGGCAGCACGGGCACCGGGTTGAAGAAGTGGATGCCCACCACGTGCGCCGGGCGCCCGGTGGCCATCCCGAGCTTCATGATCGGGATCGACGAGGTGTTGGACGCGAAGATCGCGTCCTCGCTGGTGACGATCTTGTCGAGCTTGGCGAACACGTCGAGCTTCGCCTGCTCCTGTTCGAGGATCGCCTCGACGACGAGATCGCGGTCGGCGAAGGCCTCGAGATCGGTGGTGAAGGTGAGCCTGCCGAGCGCGGCGTCCGCGTCGGCCTCGCTGAGCTTGCCGTTCTTCACGCCGCGTTGCAGCGACTTCTCGATGCGCGCGCGCCCGGCGTCGAGCGCGGGCTGGCTCACCTCGGTGACCGCGACGTCCAGTCCGGCCTTGGCGTGCACCTCGGCGATGCCGGAGCCCATCAGCCCGGCACCGACCACGCCCACCTGTTCGATACCCGGCATCGCTGGCTCCCTTGTCTGGTCATGGCGAAGAAGGACAGGGCGAGACACGAGGGTGGGTCCGGGCGTGGTGCCCTGGTCCCACCCTCGTGTGAACTCGCCTCAACGGCGGTATTCGTCGTACCCGTCGTACGGGTCCTCGTCGTACCGCTTGTCGTCCTCGTGCCTGTCGTCAGAGGAACTACTGGACAGCTCGCGCTGCAAAGCATCGAAATCGGTGTCGTGAGTGCTGTACTTGAGCTCTCGCGCCACCTTCGTCTGCTTGGCCTTAGCCCGGCCGCGCCCCATGGCTCGACCCCCTCGCACAGGGGCGGGGCGGCCGGGGGAAACGGCGGCCCCGCATCGTCTCGACAACTATTTCCTGTGCACACCGTACCGTGTCGCAGGGGTCCCGTGCGACGTGGCACCGTGTGCCGGTCGTGACAGTCCTCTCGGGACGCCGGATCGAGCGCGGCACCGGACCGCGTCGCGACGGTCCGTGACGGTCGTTGCGCCGGTCGGTGGTGTTCCGGCCAGGTCTCCGTGCCACGATTCAGGGGTGCTCCGTCCCTTCGTGGCGTACTTGCGGGTCTACGAACCGCTGTCGGCCTTCGGCGAACCTCCCGGCAGGCCGCTGCTCGACGCGGTCAAGGCCGCCAAGCTGACCAGGGGAACCGTTGGCGAGCGCGAGCAGCGGATGTGGCTCAAATCACAAACCGCGGCACCGGTGCGCCTGCTCCCCGCCGAGCTGGCCGACGGCAAGGCCGCGCCGAGCACCCGTACCGACGTCCTGGTCCTCGACCCCGCCGACGTGCCCAGCGGCGGCGCGGCGAGCGAGCCGTACGTGTGCCCGCTGGAGCTGCGCGCGAGGTCGGCCGCCGCGCTCGTGAACTTCCTCGGCGACGCTCATCCGACGCTGCGCGCGTCGATCCTCTCGGCGGGAGGCGTGACCGCCGAGACGGTGCGTAGCCGCACCACCTCGGCACTCGGCGAGCTGCTCCGGCCCGCCGTCCACGTGCTGTCGACGACCTGGACGGTGCCGCTGCCGTGGTTCGCGATCGTCGAACCCGAGGAGCGCAAGCTGGTGCTGGGCAAGGGCAGGCAGGATCCGGCGCGCGAGCTGTCGTGGCGGGTCGCCATGTCGGACGCGGTCATCCGGGTCGCCGAGGCGCAGGACCTGGTGGAGAACACCCTCGGCGAGTCCGGCCCGGCGCGGATCCTCGCCGAGACCGGCCAGTGGCTGGACAACTTCGACGACGACGCCGTGATCGAACTCGACTACGGCGGGCTCGTGCAGCTCCTCGACGACGAGACGCTCAGCTCGGACCACTCGGCGGAGGACGTGCACGGCATCCTCGACGCGCTGCGGACCGGCAACGTGGAACGGCTCGGCGGCCTGTTCAGCAAGCTCCGCGAGTACTGGGCCGGCCTGGCGAGCCAGGAACACCACAACTGACCGATCACCCGAGGCGAGCGCGGAGTTCGCCGACGGGTTCGCCGCCGCCGAGGACCGGGTCGAGGCCGGGCAGCCCGGACGCGGCGTCCGCCGAGAGGGCGCCGAGCCGCCGGAGCGCGGCGACGAGCACCGGCATCCTGGCGCGCGGGTTCCCGTCGTCGATCTTGAGCGCGATCGAGGTGCCGTCGGCGAGTGCGACCGCGTGCACGCCCTCGGCGCCTCCTTTCGCGAGCAGCCCGTCGACACCGCGCATGAGCGCGGTGTCCTCCCTGCCGGTGCCCGCGACCAGCCACGGGTGCGCGCGCATCGCGTCGGCGATCCGGGTGCCCGGTGCGCCAGCGGCCCCGGTCACCAGCCGTCCGAAGGCCCGCGCGAGCCCGGTCAGCGAGTAGGGGAACAGCGGCGCGCCGCAGCCGTCGACGCCGGGATCCGCGATCCGCTCGCCGGTCAGCTCCTCGATCGTCGTCGCGACAGCCCGTTGCAGCGGGTGCTCCGGGTCGGAATACCCCGGCCGGTCCCAGCCCGCTTCGACGCAGGTCACGAGCATCGCGGCGTGTTTGCCGGAGCAGTTCATCGCCGCTCGGCGGGCCTTGGTCCCGCCCACCATCGGAACGGCTTCGGGACAGCGCAAATCGCCTTCCCCCAGCCCGAACCGGTCGAGCAGGTCCAGCACGCCGCGCACGTGGCGCGGCTCGCCGCTGTGGGACGCGCACGCCAGCGCCAGGTCCTCACCGTCGAGGCCGAGGCCGTGCCGCAGCATTGCCAGCGCCTGCAGCGGTTTGCTCGACGAGCGCGGGTAGATCGGGCTGGTCACGTCGCCCGCGGACAGGACAGGGCGGCCGTCCGGGGCGAGGACCACGAGCGCGCCGCGGTGCACGCTTTCGACGAAGCCGGAGCGGACGACCTCCACGAGCACCGGGTTGCTCACTCCGGGCCCTTCCGCCCCCGCTCGGTGTCCAGCAGTTCGTCCACCGAGGCCTTCCCCTCGGCATACCGCGCGGCGATCTCCGCGTTGATCGTGTCGACCACGGCCTGCACCTCGCGCCTTCGCGTCGACACCGAGATCTCTTCGTCGGTGTAGGTGCGCAGTGCCTCGGCGAGCTTGTCGTCGGTCAGCGCGCCGACGTCGGTGAGGTCCGAGTTGCCGACGAGCGCTTCGGCCTGGCGGCGGTGCTCACCCGCGCGCGACGGTTCGAGCTGCTGGTGGCGGCCAGAGCTGCCGAGCGCGGCGTCGGACAGGATGCTGGCCAGCTGGTCGACGATGCTTTCGCCGCCCGAGCTGCGGCGCTGCTGCTCGGCGCGCACGATGTCGATTCTGGCGTGCAGGAGTCTGCGCAGGTAGGAAAGGTCGGTTTCCTCCTGCGCCGCTTCGTCTCGACGCTCGCGCAGCACGGTCAGCGTCAACTCGCCGAGCTGGCGCACGTATCCCCCGTCGAGCACGCGGTCGATACGTCGGCGCCCACCGGGCCGGACTTCGATCACGCGCACATCCTTACCTATGTCGTCCTCGCACGCCAGCGTCAGCCGCGCAGCCGCTGGGCGGCCTCGCGGCCGGGGGCGACGTGCTCGCCCGGCATCGAGTCCGGGTCGATGGCGGCCTGGACCACGTGGTCCTCCTCGCCGACGAGCAGTTCGGCATCCACCGGGACGGACCGTTTGACCAGCGCGAGCGCCACCGGACCGAGTTCGTGGTGCTGCGCCACGCTGCCGACGCGGCCGACCACGCGCTCGCCGAGCCGCACCGGTTCGCCGGTCTCCGGTGCGATCTCGGGTGACCCGTCGAGGTGCAGGAGCACCATCTGCCGGGGCGGGCGGCCCACGTTGTGCACCTTCGCCACGGTTTCCTGGCCGCGGTAGCAGCCCTTCGCCACGTGCGCGGCGGAGCCGATCCAGTTGACCTCGTGCGGGATCGCGCGCTCGTCGGTGTCGACGCCGAGCCGCGGCCGGAGCGATTCCACGCGCAGCGCGTCGAAGGCCCAGGTGCCCGCGGGGCGCGCGCCCGCGTCGGTGATCCGCCGCCACCAGTCCGCCAGCTCCGCCCTCGGCACGAGCAAGTCCACACTGGACCGTCCCGGCCACGGCATGCGCCGCGCGATCCCGCCGGGGATCGCGGCGACCGCGTACGGCTCGGTGCCGACGTGGATGTCCAGTTTCGCGAGCAGCTCGTCGGCATCGGGGCCCAGCACGGTCAGCACCGCGTGATCGGCGCGCGCGATGTCCACTTTGGACCAGAACTTCATGGCTTCGAAGTAGTCGAGCAGAGTCTGCTTTTCGCCGCCCCTCGGCAGCGCGCTGGTGGCCACCGGGCCGGGGTCGGTGTCGAGCCACACCGTGCCGTCGAGGTGCGCCAGCACCATGTGGGTGTCGATGCGGCCCTGGCTGTCGAGTACCAGCGCCTCGGTGCCCATCCCGTCGGGAAGTTCCGTCATGTGCTGCGAAATCACCAGGTGCAGCCAGGAAAGCCGGTCGTCGCCGGTGACCGTCAGCACCTCGCGGTGCGAGCGGTCGACCACGGCGACGGTGCGCGTCGCGGTCCGCTGCTCGGCGAACGGGTCACCCCAGTGCCACGGCACACCTGGTTCGGCGTGACCGTCCGGCGGCGCGATCGATCCGTGTGCTTCGAGCAAGGGCGACTGGTAGGACATGGTGCCGACGGTACCCTTTTCGCATGCGCGTGCTCGTTTTCCTCGACGGAACCCTCGCCGACCCCGACGCGGCTCACATCCGCGTCGACGATTTGGGCCTGCTGCGGGGTGATGGCATTTTCGAGACGATCCTCGTCGCGGATGGCAAGCCCCGTGAGCTCGGCCCGCACCTCGACCGGCTGGCCAGGTCCGCGGCGAAGATGGACCTGCCGGAGCCGGACAGGGCGGCGTTCGAACGCGCGGCGGCCCTGGTGATCGGCAACTGGGGCGGCGGGGACGAGATCGCGCTCAAGCTCGTCTACACCAGGGGTGTCGAAGGCGATCCGGAGGCGAAGCCGACCGGGTTCGCGCTCGGCATGGAGATCGACCCGAAGGTGATCAAGGCGCGCGCCGAGGGCGTCGCCGCGATCACCCTCGACCGCGGTATCGACCCCGGGCTCGCCGAGCGCGCGCCGTGGCTGTTGCTCGGCGCGAAGTCGTTGTCGTACGGCATCAACATGGCGGCCATCCGCGAAGCGGCCCGCCGCGGCGCCGGTGACGTCGTGTTCACCGCCAGTGACGGCTCGGTGCTGGAAGGCCCCACGTCGACGGTCGTCGTCGCGAAGGACCGGACCTTGTACACGCCGCCAGCGAACATCGGCATCCTGCCCGGCACCACGCAGGCGGGCCTGTTCCGCGGCGCCGAAAAGGCGGGCTGGTCGGTGAAGGTCGAATCGCTGCGGGTGCCGGACCTGCTGGCGGCCGACGGGGTGTTCCTGGCGTCGTCGGTGCGGAAGGTGACCAGGCTGCACACGCTGGACGGGACCACGCTGCCGGACTCGTCGGCGGTGCACGCGGAGCTGGCCGCGGCCTACGAAGCCGAATACGCCTGACCCGGCCCGCTTCCCCGGCCGTACGAACTCAACCTTTCGTTCGCCTAGGGGAGCCCCTGATTTCAACGTTACCGCGAAGCACCGACATTTTCGGGCGCGGGAACGTCGCCCGCAGCGGGCGTTCGCGTGCCCCGAAAGTGGCTTTCGGGGAATCCAGCGCCCCGAACGTCACTTTCGGGGCATCGCTCGGACCTCTGAGGGGCATCCTTCGGGCGTATCGGCGCTCGGGATGTCGTGATCGGTCAGTCTTTGCCCAGCGGGCGGAACCGCACCGAGGTGCCGGGTCTCGCCTGCGCGAGTGCGGGGAGCGCCGCCGCACGCACCACGCCGATCACCGGGTAGCCGCCGGTGGTCGGGTGATCGGCGAGGAACACCACCGGCAGGCCGTCCGGCGGCACCTGCACCGCGCCGGTGACGAGCCCTTCGCTCGGCAACTCGACGTCGGCGAAGTCCGCCGCGCGGCGCAGCGGCGGGCCGTCGAGGCGGACGCCGACGCGGTTCGACTCGGGGGTGACGGTCCAGGCGCGCGCGAGTTGCGACGCGGGTTCGCCGAACCAGTCGTCACGGGGACCCAGCAGCACTTCGACGTCCAAAGTGGACGGTGCGGCTCCCGGGGGCAGCGCGTCTTCGCCGACGGGGATGCCGCCGGGGTCGCCGAGCCGCAGCGTTTCGCCCGCGGAAAGCGGCGGCTGGCCGATCCCGGACAGCACGTCGGTGGCCAGGCTGCCCAGCTCCGGCTCGCCGCGGATCCCGCCGGAAAGCGCCACGTAGCACCGCAAACCGGTCGCGGGCGTGCCCAGTTCCAGCACGTCGCCCTCGGCGAGGTGGACGGGCACGTGGCTGCCCCGCGCGCGCCCGGCCGCGGTGACCGCGACCGGGGGGCCGGTGACCGCGACAGTGCACGATCCCAGTGCGCGCAGCCGCAGCCCGCCCAGCACCGCTTCGATCCCGGCCGCGCCTTCCGGGTTGCCGGCCAGCCGGTTCGCCAGCCGCAGCGCGGGCGCGTCGAGCGCGCCGGACGGGGGCACGCCGAGGTGGGCGTTGCCCGGCCTGCCCAGGTCCTGCACGAGCGCGGACGGCCCGGTGGCGAGGATTTCGACGGCCCTCACGACACGCTCCGGAACCGCACCCGGTCACCGGGCGCCAGCAGCGCGGGCCGCTCGGCCTTCGGATCGAACAAGGGCGCGTCGACGTTGCCGATCAGCCGCCAACCCCCGGGCGACGAGCGCGGGTACACGCCGGTGAACTCGCCCGCGACCCCGAGCGAACCCGGCGGCACCCTGGTCCGCGGGGTCTCCAGCCTCGGCTGCCGCAGCGGCTCGGGAAGGCCCGTGAGGTACCCGAAACCGGGCGCGAAACCGGTGAACGCGACGGTGTATTCGGCTTCGGTGTGCAGCCGCACCACTTCGTCCGTGCCGATACCGGCGGTGCGGGCGACGAGTTCGAGGTCTTCGCCGTCGTAGCGCGCGTCGAGCACGATTTCGCGCGGCGCGCCCTCGGGCGGGTGCTGGAGATCGGCGCTTTCCACGAGCCGCCGCACCGGGTCCAGCGCGCCCGGTTCCGCCACGACCAGCACGCTGCGCGCACCGGGGACGATTTCGGTGATCCCGGGGGTTTCGGCCGCCGCGATCGTCGCGCGGACCGCCATCGCCTCGGTGAGCGAGGCGCACTCGACGAGCACGCCGTGCTCACCGCAGCGCCGCCAGCGCAAGGGGCTCAGCCCACGACGCGACGCAGCAGCGCCGACGCGTGCGGCTGCATCGGCTCGCCGACCATCGCGCGCTCCTCGACGTAGCCGAGGTCGCCGTTGACGAGGCCGTAGAGGCGCTGCGCGCCCGTCACGTCCTTCGCGGTCGCGGTGCGGACCACCGCGTCCGTGCCCAGCTCCCACGAGGTCTGGCTCTGCGGCTTGCCGTAGAACAGCTCGATGATGCCGCTGGAATGGGCCAGCAGCAGCTCGATCGTGTCGTCCTCCTGCGGCCGCCAGAACCCGGTCTCGCGCGCGGCGGGCCGGACGACGTTGCCCTCGTCGTCGAGCAGCCACGACCGTGCCTCGTGGTAGAGGAACGGCCTGCCGTCGTGCGCGATGGTGAGCTGCTGCGCGAACTTCCGCGGGCCGTCGATCGTGGGGTAGTTGATCTCGCCCTCGCCGCGCCACACCCCGACGAGCGGGAGCAGCGCGAGGCACGCGTCGTGCAGGTTCGGGCCTTCGCGAAGGTTCGCGGTGTCCGCCGGGATCGGCAGGTCAGGTAGGACGCCGTACGGAGGCAGGTTCTTTTCGCGCGTGCTCTCGGCACGTCGCTCCGCGGCCTGGATGGCTTCGTCGCCGCTCGTCGTCATCGGTTCGCTCAGCGCTGGTCGGAGTACAGCCGGTAGACGACGTAGACCGCGAACCAGACCACGGCGATGCCCGCGAGCACCAGCAGGGTCGTAAACAGGATCTCCACGGGCCCGAGGATAGTCCGGTACCGCTCACCTGGCCTTCCGCAGGGTCGCTGCGGTGAGGGCCGTCACCACCGCGGTCACCGCACCGGCCACGACCAGGCCCCGGTGCAGGCCGGTGGTGAAGTCGGGCGCGGCGGCCACCAGCGAGCCCAGCAGCGCGACGCCGAGCGCGGTCCCGGTCTGGCGCGTGGCGTTGACCGTGGCCGAGGCCATGCCGCTGCGCTCCTTCGGCACCACGTGCATCGCCATCGTGTTGATCGGCAGGCCCGCGAGCATCAGCGCGCCCCCGAGCACGGCGAACAGGATCGCCACCACGAAGTACGGCGTGCCGGGGTTCAGCGCGGTGAGCGCCAGCAGGGTGGCGGCGAGCGCCGCGCAGCCGGTGAGCATCGGCACGCGGGGCCCGTACTTGGCGACCACCCTGCCGGTGACGTTCGCCGAGATGCTGCTGGCCAGCACGTACGGCAGGAACTGGAGCCCGGCCTCGGTCGGGCCCGCGCCGCGGGCGGACTGGAGGTAGAGCGAGAGCAGGAAGAAGCTGCCGAACGTGCCGAAGCCGACCGCGAACGAGCTGAGGTTGACCATGCCGAACTCGGGGCGGGCGAACAGCCGGATCGGCAGCATCGGCCGCGGCTTCCGCAGCTCGACCACGACGAAGGCACCGAGCGCCACGACCGCGGCGGTCAGCGCGATCAGCACCGCCGGAGCCGTCCAGCCGAGGTGGCCCGCTTCGATGCAGCCGAAGCTGAGCGCGCCGATCCAGCAGATCGCCAGTACCTGGCCGGCGGGATCGACCGAGGCGTGCTCCGGGTCGGCGGACTCGGTCAGCGCGCGCCTGCCGAGCGCGACCGCGACCGCGCCGAGCGGCAGGTTGATCAGGAACACGCTCTGCCAGCCGAAGTACTCGGTGAGCGGGCCACCGACGAGCGGCCCGGCGATGAACGCGAGCGACGCGACGGTGCTCCAAAGCCCGAACACCCGAGCCCGGCGGGCCGGTTCCGGGTAGGCGAGCGCGAGCAGCGCCATCGCGCCGGGCGTGATCACGGACCCGGCGGCGCCCTGCACCACGCGCGCGGCGATCAGCCAGCCCGCGTTCCCCGCGAACGCGCAGGCCGCCGACGCCAGGGTGAACACGACGAGCCCGAGCAGGAACACGCGCTTGCGGCCGTGGCGGTCCGCGAGCGCGCCCCCGGTGAGCATGCTCGCGGCGAGCGCGAGCACGTAGCCGTCGACGATCCACTGCAGCTGGGACAGGGGCGCGCCGAACGACCGCTGCATGCTCGGCAGCGCGATGGTCACGATGCTGACGTCGAGCAACGCCATGAACGTGCCGAGGAAGAGGGTGGTCAGCAGCGCGACCTCGCGCCGCTTCTCCGTAACGGTTTTCATTTGGGTCACCAGCACAGGTTGCGGTCTCAAGTCGGCTTGAGGTCAACTGGTGGCATGTGGCAGATCGGGGAAGCGGCCGCGAAGGTCGGGGTGGCGGTGTCGGCGCTGCGGTACTGGGACGAGCGCGGGCTCGTCCCGCCCGCCGAGCGCAAAGCGGGCGTGCGCTGGTACGGCGACGAGGAGATGCACCGCCTCGCCGCGGTGAAGTTGTTGCAGGACACCGGGATGATGAGCCTCGACGAGATCGCGGTGATCGTGGACGGCCGGTCGCGCGGTGACTGGCGGGCCGCGATGAAGTCGCGGCTCGAGGAGGTCAGGGCGCAGCAGGAGCGTCTCGCCGCGGCGCAGGGGTTTCTGGAGCACTTCCTGCGGTGCCCCAGCGACGAGCCGATCGTCCAGTGCCCGCGGATGCGCGACTACACCGACCGCGCGCTGCGCGGCGGCGCCGAGGCTGATCTCGCCGGGTAGCGCCCGTTCACAGCAGGCAGAACTCGTTCCCCTCCGGGTCGGCCATCCAGTAGTGGTCCGGCCTTCCCCGCGCTTCGTACCGCCGCACGATCGTCGCGCCCGCCGCGACGAGCCGTTCGGCCGCGCGTTCCGCTCGCGGCCACCTGACCTCCCACGGGACTCCCCGCCCGCCGCCCGCCTGCACATCGATGTGCACGCGGTTCTTCGCCGCCTTCCCTTCGGGCACCTTCAGGAACGAGATCGAGGGCGCGACGCCGTCCGGATCGGACAGGAAGGCGCCGTCGTCCCGCTCGGCCTCCGGCACGTCGTGGTGCGCGAACCAGGCTTCCCAGTTCGCGAACCCTTCCGGCGGCGGTCGTTCGATGTAGCCGAGCGCGAGCGCCCAGAACCGCGCCAGCTTCCCCGGCTCCGCGCAGTCCACCGTCAACGTCCAGTTCGTGGCCATTTCTTGCTCCTTCGGATCGAATGGAAGAACCGTACCGCCGGGGTCCGACAGTTCCGGTACGGAAGGTATTCGGCCGAATGGGCGTGCGGCGGTACGAGTTCGCACCACTCACGCCGTTCATAAGAGCTTAGTTTCCGCGAGAAGCGCTTCACGAGACGCCTAGATCGAAAGGCTCTACAGTGGCGAAAGAGCGCGAGAGATCTGTCGTGCTCTTTCGCAGGTGGTGCAGAAAAGAACCAGGGCTCCCGTTCCGGTGAAACGGTTGTGCCGCGCTCTCCCCGGACGGGTCGCTCGCTCTAGGTTGTGCCGTATGAAGGACACCGGACAGCAGGACTCCTCCGTGCGGGCGAGAGAGCTCGGGCACGCGCTGAAACTCGCCCGGCAGCGCGCGAACCTGACCGGGCGCGCGCTGAGCCAGAAACTGTCGTGGCCCCATGGCAAGCTCTCCTTCATCGAGAACGGAAGGAGGCCGATCACCGAGGCCGAGGTCGCGGCATGGCTGGCGAGCTGCGGGCCGCTGATTCCCGAGGAGTACGAACGGTTGCGCGCGATGGCGAAGGAACCGGACACCGGCTACCGCGCCTGCCCGCACGACTCGGAGCTGCCGGTCCGACTCCGCTCCCTGACCGTGCAGGAGAACGCGGCGCGCGAGGTCACCGCCTACGACCCGCTGGTCATCCCGGCTTCCTTGCAGACCGAGGACTACGTGCGGGCGCTGGTCGACTGGAGCGCGCGGTTGCCGCCGTCCCAACGGGAAATGCGGGTGCTCGCGAGCATGGAGCGCCAGGAGATGCTGTACGCGCGCGGTGGCCCGTCGCGGACGTTCTTCGTGCAGGAAAGCGCCTTGCGCATGAAGCTCGGCGACGCGAGGACCATGTACGAGCAGATCCTGTTCCTGGTGCTCGCGTCGTCCGAAGGGCTTTGCCCGGTGCGGGTGGTGCCCAACTCCGGCGGCCCGTTCCGCGCGCTGGGCGGCGGTTTCCGGTTGATGGACTTCGACGAG is part of the Amycolatopsis sp. CA-230715 genome and encodes:
- a CDS encoding Gfo/Idh/MocA family protein, with translation MDEPLRVGLVGAGPWAISTHAPGLADHPGTTLTTVWARREEAARPLSEQYGASVSTSFDELLDQVDAVAFAVPPAVQAELGVLAAERGKHLILEKPIAPDLATATRLADAVEGAGVAALVLLTLRYTMAAQEWLSGLAAAGGWRGGAARWLSGALLGDGYRDSSWRHHDGALADVGPHALDFLDAALGPIDRVLAANRTPEDLWHLMLQHDGGAVSTATLSLKLPVQPTVVEVAVYGEHGYRTLGRKPGSREESYTTLLDDFAAMIASGTTEHPCDVHRGVHLQRLLDEARALAA
- a CDS encoding 3-hydroxybutyryl-CoA dehydrogenase, giving the protein MPGIEQVGVVGAGLMGSGIAEVHAKAGLDVAVTEVSQPALDAGRARIEKSLQRGVKNGKLSEADADAALGRLTFTTDLEAFADRDLVVEAILEQEQAKLDVFAKLDKIVTSEDAIFASNTSSIPIMKLGMATGRPAHVVGIHFFNPVPVLPLVELVPSLLTGEETIARAEAHATETLRKTVIRSQDRAGFIVNSLLIPYLLSAIRMIESGFASAEDIDRGMELGTAHPMGPLRLADLIGLDTVKAIAESMYTEFKEPLYSPPPLLLRMVDAGLLGKKSSRGFYSY
- a CDS encoding DUF3073 domain-containing protein, producing MGRGRAKAKQTKVARELKYSTHDTDFDALQRELSSSSSDDRHEDDKRYDEDPYDGYDEYRR
- a CDS encoding asparaginase, whose amino-acid sequence is MSNPVLVEVVRSGFVESVHRGALVVLAPDGRPVLSAGDVTSPIYPRSSSKPLQALAMLRHGLGLDGEDLALACASHSGEPRHVRGVLDLLDRFGLGEGDLRCPEAVPMVGGTKARRAAMNCSGKHAAMLVTCVEAGWDRPGYSDPEHPLQRAVATTIEELTGERIADPGVDGCGAPLFPYSLTGLARAFGRLVTGAAGAPGTRIADAMRAHPWLVAGTGREDTALMRGVDGLLAKGGAEGVHAVALADGTSIALKIDDGNPRARMPVLVAALRRLGALSADAASGLPGLDPVLGGGEPVGELRARLG
- a CDS encoding RsiG family protein, yielding MIEVRPGGRRRIDRVLDGGYVRQLGELTLTVLRERRDEAAQEETDLSYLRRLLHARIDIVRAEQQRRSSGGESIVDQLASILSDAALGSSGRHQQLEPSRAGEHRRQAEALVGNSDLTDVGALTDDKLAEALRTYTDEEISVSTRRREVQAVVDTINAEIAARYAEGKASVDELLDTERGRKGPE
- the ygfZ gene encoding CAF17-like 4Fe-4S cluster assembly/insertion protein YgfZ, which translates into the protein MSYQSPLLEAHGSIAPPDGHAEPGVPWHWGDPFAEQRTATRTVAVVDRSHREVLTVTGDDRLSWLHLVISQHMTELPDGMGTEALVLDSQGRIDTHMVLAHLDGTVWLDTDPGPVATSALPRGGEKQTLLDYFEAMKFWSKVDIARADHAVLTVLGPDADELLAKLDIHVGTEPYAVAAIPGGIARRMPWPGRSSVDLLVPRAELADWWRRITDAGARPAGTWAFDALRVESLRPRLGVDTDERAIPHEVNWIGSAAHVAKGCYRGQETVAKVHNVGRPPRQMVLLHLDGSPEIAPETGEPVRLGERVVGRVGSVAQHHELGPVALALVKRSVPVDAELLVGEEDHVVQAAIDPDSMPGEHVAPGREAAQRLRG
- a CDS encoding aminodeoxychorismate lyase, with the protein product MRVLVFLDGTLADPDAAHIRVDDLGLLRGDGIFETILVADGKPRELGPHLDRLARSAAKMDLPEPDRAAFERAAALVIGNWGGGDEIALKLVYTRGVEGDPEAKPTGFALGMEIDPKVIKARAEGVAAITLDRGIDPGLAERAPWLLLGAKSLSYGINMAAIREAARRGAGDVVFTASDGSVLEGPTSTVVVAKDRTLYTPPANIGILPGTTQAGLFRGAEKAGWSVKVESLRVPDLLAADGVFLASSVRKVTRLHTLDGTTLPDSSAVHAELAAAYEAEYA
- a CDS encoding biotin-dependent carboxyltransferase family protein; amino-acid sequence: MRAVEILATGPSALVQDLGRPGNAHLGVPPSGALDAPALRLANRLAGNPEGAAGIEAVLGGLRLRALGSCTVAVTGPPVAVTAAGRARGSHVPVHLAEGDVLELGTPATGLRCYVALSGGIRGEPELGSLATDVLSGIGQPPLSAGETLRLGDPGGIPVGEDALPPGAAPSTLDVEVLLGPRDDWFGEPASQLARAWTVTPESNRVGVRLDGPPLRRAADFADVELPSEGLVTGAVQVPPDGLPVVFLADHPTTGGYPVIGVVRAAALPALAQARPGTSVRFRPLGKD
- a CDS encoding 5-oxoprolinase subunit B family protein, with amino-acid sequence MRWRRCGEHGVLVECASLTEAMAVRATIAAAETPGITEIVPGARSVLVVAEPGALDPVRRLVESADLQHPPEGAPREIVLDARYDGEDLELVARTAGIGTDEVVRLHTEAEYTVAFTGFAPGFGYLTGLPEPLRQPRLETPRTRVPPGSLGVAGEFTGVYPRSSPGGWRLIGNVDAPLFDPKAERPALLAPGDRVRFRSVS
- a CDS encoding FABP family protein, encoding MTTSGDEAIQAAERRAESTREKNLPPYGVLPDLPIPADTANLREGPNLHDACLALLPLVGVWRGEGEINYPTIDGPRKFAQQLTIAHDGRPFLYHEARSWLLDDEGNVVRPAARETGFWRPQEDDTIELLLAHSSGIIELFYGKPQSQTSWELGTDAVVRTATAKDVTGAQRLYGLVNGDLGYVEERAMVGEPMQPHASALLRRVVG